aaaaccctaaatcaaatATGGACATATCAAGTTGATGCATACCTTTCCAGATCTTTGATCAGGTACTCTGAAACTAAGGATTGTCTTCAACCTAGGAATAGGTTCATTAACTGTGATGGTTGTGAAAAGCTGGAACAATTCAGAAACACAAAGAGGTTACACAAGAAATGAAATGAACTGAAAGAGTGGGTagaaattgaaatgaaatgaaacttACATTGGAGTTTGTGTCTACTTTGATATCTGTAgtaatattcttgttcttcaacTGAGTATTAACATCAGCTAAGAACAGTTCTCCTTTCTTTGTTCCAGATGCAGTAATAGCCTAGAATACATTGAAATGAAAACTTAAATCTATAAACCCAATTAAGAAGATGCAATTTTAATGGTTTCTTGAAgcataaaaaaagagaaatgaaacTTACAACTCCGGTGGGAGAATAGGTGGTGACAGTGAACTTCTGATCGCTGTGGTAATCTCTGTAGAGAAGATCTGGGTGGAagaaatcaaacaagaaaaaCGAGTTTAGATCGAAGAATTCACAGAGTGTTCttgcaagaagaagaagatcaagaaaGCGCGAAAGATACCTTTGGCCTTCTTGCCAATGTCAGAGTAAAGACCAGGACCTTTCGCCATTGATATGAATGAAAGCGagattgaagagagagagagaaaatgaaatgGGAGGGACGGCGGGGATTCTTATATCTCCTGAAAACCCTAGGGTTTGTCCTGATGCGggtttatttttacattaatttcaaaaaatatatttatataaatattataagaagtAAATTAGAAATATGGGTTAACTTTCTTTAACAAATAaagcatcattttataaaattaaatataatgtcaattttttttttttaatcaaattataaattacaatattaaCAATGATTGAAACTTTTATGactatttaagaaaatatatattatattaaaaacaaaatttattttattaaatataaaaatattttaaatttcaatttttgatGTAAAGGCATTCACTAAAGAGAGGAGCTTGTATGAggaaatgagtttttttatttaaatcttgtttgataaatatttttaaaaattagtttttgaattaaattatttaaatatttttatattttaattatatttttatagttaataaagaataattttagtatttaaatatataaaatgaggaATTAAATGATTATggagttttgggataaaaactttataaaaaaacacatcaaAACGAGCCTAAAGAGTATATACaaattgaaaatcaaatattttcatcATGATAATTGAAATGATAATTGAGTTATAGAATAAAAttctggaaaaaaaaaacatcaaaacgAGCCCTCGAGAGTATCAAAAGGAGCCCAAGAGCATGTACAAgttgaaaatcaaatatttttgtcatcatatgaatattatataatttcctggcgttaacaggcgctgtcgttaacggcgtctggtgtgaacccgggccgaaacctggattccggattctccctccctccgtctcctccccagattgatttattattaaaataataatgctgcaatctgattggtccgccacaggggaacacagcaatcggtagcagaagatctgagtTGATTATATATGGGTTTTATCTATACATTATATCTTACCGAAAATTTCGGTAGgcaaaaaatacatatatttactttacattgatttcggtataccttgatttcaatataccttaatttcaaTATACAAAAAATACATACATTTACTTTACATTGATtttgatataccttaattttggtataaaaaaattcatacatttatccTACCTttatttcggtataccttaattttggtacggtatcggtattatacctttatacctaaaaacatattaacttaaaaaaaaaatcaatctttttGGTAAGATTGTATAAttctattttgatattattcaaaaattatatttctataattatattaatattaaatttatttaattattttcttataagtattatatatatatatatatatatatatatatattattttaaattataaatactatttcgatattttgatatatctcgatataccaaaattttaaaaatttcatacaTTTACCGTACTAATATtttcggtatcggtattataccttacattttttttggtataccttaaaattcgatattttcgatattgGTAATTTTTCTtatccctatatatatatagcaaatTGTTTCTCTCCCCTCTGACATTCCCATCCTCATCCTTCTGCCCCACTCCTCACTCACTTTccaaaattacatatttttcctaccacttttatatatttacatttcttattttattactttacttatttaatttaattattatatttttcttattcattaaatttaattaattattttataatatctttttttatttaatattctttatatcGGTTTttcgaatatttatttttattttcttatttcggttaaaatttattttttatttaaaaaaatataaattcatttgtGTTTTACGTTAAATCTTATTATGCAATGTTAccgtatatattattaagtaaaatattatatttaatttgattaattattaatatataatattttaaagactttatatagataattttatttataaataaaaaaaaattgaatcatttaattatttttttataagtattttaaatatatatataattaatataataaaatattaaatatttacattttattaaattaacacactttaatattttaaataattataatataaaaaaaataatatttggtattttgtattaaataaataaaatagaaaaaatatattaaaaaataattaattatatttaatgataaaaaaacttaataataaaataaaataaataaaataagaaaaataaatatataattgtataggaataaataagtaattttgagGGAAGGAATGAGTGGGATTTGAAGGTGGGATGTTAGAAGAGTGGGAAAAACCTAAAAACACctccccatatatatatatatattcaaataaatcattgaatatgaatttgaaaaaaaaaaaaaaaatatatatatatatatatatatatatatatatatatgagtaatgataggggaacGAAACATAGTGAGAAGatagagaaaattattaataaaaataaagagaaaaataaatatatattgagtcagcttgtacataattatttctctctcaataatttatttttttttattgaaaaaaataaaatttattttctttttattgaaaaaaataaaatttattttcaataataaaaattactcaaattaaaataaataataattaattgtgttatatttaattaaaaatatttaattggattaatttactattttatattaataaattacacaATCTAATTaaagtaacaaaaaaaacatgatccaaaatataaaataaactttaaaaaaaacatggtacaaaatgtattataacatgggaaatttgatgaaatggccctcataagaggtctaattccaaaaaaggcccacGGTTAataaagttggcaaaaatgGCCTTTTTGCCATGTgaaaagtctgtaatacccCTTGCGCCTGTTTTatcgctcaattacgagaaatgtatttctcgcatttggtatttctcgcatttggtgctcaattacgagaaatgtatttctcgcatttggtatttctcgcatttggtgctcaatcacgagaaatgtatttctcgcatttggtatttctcgcatttggtatttctcgcctttggtatttctcgtctttggtatttctcgcatttggtatatctgagtatatatattgagattcgGACATTTCTCGCTAGGGTTTCGAATTGATCTACAATAAACTACGAAAGAACAATATCCAATAGAAGACGCGATCGCGATGCATTCATCTCTGGATATCAGATTAACACACATACATAACGACGACTCAAGACAAAACGCCTTATCATCGGAGGCTCCACTTGCCCCCGTCACCGTCGAACGCAATGTTCGCTCCGACCTCGACACCACACTTCCAAAGGCTTGTATGTATTCTCTAGCTAGATCttgttctttcaaattattaaatctttgaGATTGGGTCTTTCATCAAATATGCAGACTTGGCTAGATAGGTCAACTGGGTTTGAAGGAAATGGTTGGTATTATATGAGATTAGAAATTCGAATCCCTAAAGTTGGATCTTTTCTCTCTATGATTAATTGGGTTTTTTTCGTTTCTTCTTTAGTTCTAAGGGTTTTCATCTTATGTATACAGGATAAAATGAATCACCAAAGATGTTATAACAACAGACAAGGAACGAATCCGGGAGATACActgccgaaaaaggtggatgtaAGTATCGAGATGTTTCTTAGGTTACTGGTTGTTGGAtttctacaaaaataaatttgattgtcTTACATATACTTCAGATATTCATACTGTTGTGTTTTATTTGCCAATTAATCACAGGCCTACTGAAAATGTTGATCTTGATAATGTAGAACAAACTTCATTGAATACACAATTGTCATCTTCTAATATTGGATTTAGGCTTCTCCAAAAGATGGGTTGGAAAGGAAAAGGTCTTGGGAAGGATGAACAAGGTAAATAAACATCAGTTCTCCTATTGAAGTAGATtgattataatatgttatagcAAGGTTTTATGGGTGAACTGGCTCTCAACATAGACACTAGAATTGAACATTTCTTCAGGAACTTCATTGTTTGTGCATCTGTTATGTTTTCTCTATCAAATAATTGGgtagtaaattattttttcggtTTATATTAAGGAATAATTGAGCCAATAAGGTCTGGTATGCGGGATGCAAAATTGGGAGTTGGAAAACAggaagaggatgatttttatacTGCTGAAGAAAATATCCAAATGAAGAAACTTGACGTGGAGTTAGAGGAGACAGAGGAGATTGCTAAGAAACGAGAGGTATGCTTTTTGCAGTTTGTATGTGTGCATACCCGGATAATTGGAGATtgatgctttttttttttacaaaaccaACATTTATTAGCAGAAGGCAGcacatatttcttttatatgtgTGTCTTTTGAGGGGAATTGGTATCATCAAGTTTGGAAGGTCTTGAGAATTTCGTGCAGTTTTTATTACCAGGTTGCTTGCTTCTACTGCCAAGGTCCAAGATTCTACAAAACAGGCTAAGCCAAAAAGGGAGGCAATTGTTTTTCATTGTTACTTCTGTTGGGACTCTTGTCATTGTTGTTTCCTAATTAGGAAGTTTTTTATGTTGGCTAGATTTTAAACAGTAGCTCGACAAAGAAGAAGGCAAAGATTTCAATAGCTTCAGTTTTCGGGAATGATAGTGACGAAGAACAGTGAAAAATGTTTGTTGGGTTGAACCTGAATCTGTTTAAGTTTGTAAACTATTAATGTCTTTATGTCTCTCTTTTGCATCATCTTTAAGCAAACACTATGCCAGTTACAGTTTATTTATGGAGTTTTTACAGTCAGATTATTAAGTGAAAATTACAGTTTATTTGTGGAGTTTTACAGTTAGTTTCtatccaaatatttattattttttttgctaaaCCCATTATGTTATTAAGACCGCAGGCTGAAAAATATctgttttgaaataattttatgaatatgaAAACCAAAAACAGATTATAATTGACAAATCGTTGTCTGGTTTCATTTTACGAGTACAAATTTATAAGCATTTTTCATCATAAAACATGCACAATCTCTTAAAGTGATAGCTAAAATATCCTCTATAAAAGATAcagatttttctttatttcatgtCAATCCGACAGACTCATGCTTCAACAACTGGAATCATGTCAATAAGAGGCTAACTATGGAGAAATTAAGAAGCTAACTATGGGCCTTGATAAGAACACAAAAACTCCTTGCGGCTTTTGCTTTGTCCTGTAAGAATTGTTGACATTATATATGTTGGTATTAGATATAAACCCTTTAACCATCTACTTTATTTATTCCCCATTTTCTTGATTAgatattttacatatttgaaTAGCATGTTTGGTATGACCCAAAATTGAAAACACTCACATACATCAACATTCATAAATATGTTATGCgtatcacaagaattgaaaggGTATATGATTCTAATCTCAGTTGTgaatcaaaaaacaaaattgacaaGTTTTTACAAACAAAAGAGTCCCCCGACTTTATCAGACAATAGCATTGGCAGCACTTGCAATTCTGGGTCATAAATCAACACATTCCTTCCCAATTGGACCAGTAATGGTAGAACCTGGTTTTTTAccattaaacaaataattgtgagtGAATGAATGAGGCCTAAAGATGATAtagtaatttaacacattttgagcctttttttacctttcatttctctcttagGATTCACTATCACACCAACATTATCTGCATAgtaacaacatatttatcaaccaatatatttacatattacaatcaaaaaatttcatatataaaaaagatcGAGAAGTAGGTAAGACTTATAACGCAAATAAGTGAGTATAGTGTTTCTAAATACATCATTCATCATACCATAAACTCTATTCATTATTCCTAATACTCTTTCTTTAATATCTTAGTGGGTATATACAATACCTAAATACCCTTGAAAACCAATactaaagaaaaactatttctAAATCCTCAGCATAACAAATAAGGGATTGTATCAATCAGATCGTGAAAAGAGTGAGTTCTTGTCTAACTGTTCTAGTaaagaataacaaaaaaaatggttaaacaagtaacaagttataacacaaaacaaaatcaaaatatactAAATCACCTTCAAAATACATGAACACTCCATCCTTTCGGCGCCAGGGCTTGCGTTGTCTAACAATGACAGCAAGCATGAACTTCTTTCTCAAATCAGGTTTCTCTTTCTTCACCGTCGCAATAACCATATCTCCCACACAAGTATACGACAATCGATTCAAACGACCCTTGATCCCCTTCACTGATATGATGTAGAGATTCTTCGCGCCGATATTGTCGTCACAATTGATCATAGCCGCCACAGGAAGACCCAGTGACATGCAGAACTTGTTTCCCGCCAATCCTCCGCGACCTAAAACGCTTTGTTTTTCAACATTGAATTactatcaagtatcaagcatgtAGTTAACAGAGAATTGTATAGAAGATGAAACACTAACCTCGCTTCGACATTTTGGCAGCTTTAGAATACAAGGACAGtgtgaaattagggttttagagTATTTATATGAGAACCCTAAATTTAGGGTTCGTGGCCGGATAATATTTACCAAATGAGAAAAATActaaatgcgagaaataccaaatgcgagaaatacatttctcgtaattgagtcTACTATCATTGTTAGAAACGCAAGCCCTGACACCGAAAGATGACTATTCCATTGTCATCTTGATCAAAGAAGGAAGAATGTTGTTAGAGGACACTCATGCCATATTGAGGGTGCCCTATTGTTTCTTGTGGATGGTCCATATCAGGAGCAGTCGACCCTCTAGCCAAATCTtcatatttgatgaaaaaaaaccCAATCTCAAAGATCTAATAATTTGAAGAACAAGATCTAGCTAGAGAATACATACAAGACTTTGGAAGTGTGGTGTCGAGGTCGGAGCGAACATTGCGTTCGACGGTGACGGGGCAAGTGGAGCCTCCGATGATAAGGCGTTCTTGTCTTGAGTCGTCGTCATGTATGTGTGTTAATCTGATATATAGAGATGAATGCATCGTGATAACGTCCTCCATTGGAGATTGTTCTTTCGTAGTTTATTGTAGATCGATTCGAAACCCTAgccattttcatatattttacaaatgtcCGAATCTCAATATATACTCAGATatatcaaatgcgagaaatagaaaatgcgagaaatatcaaatgcgagaaataccaaataggagaaataccaaatgcgagaaatacatttctcgtaattgagccaaatgcgagaaatacatttctcgtaattgagccaaatgcgagaaataccaaatgcgagaaatacatttctcgtaattga
This is a stretch of genomic DNA from Impatiens glandulifera chromosome 4, dImpGla2.1, whole genome shotgun sequence. It encodes these proteins:
- the LOC124934723 gene encoding 60S ribosomal protein L23-like, translating into MSKRGRGGLAGNKFCMSLGLPVAAMINCDDNIGAKNLYIISVKGIKGRLNRLSYTCVGDMVIATVKKEKPDLRKKFMLAVIVRQRKPWRRKDGVFMYFEDNVGVIVNPKREMKGSTITGPIGKECVDL